The following is a genomic window from Bordetella sp. H567.
CCGCGCGCGGCGTTGTGCATCCGGACCAGACGCGGCTGGCCTGGCCCGCCATGCTGCCGCCCGCACACCTGACCCGGACCGACCAGGCCGCGGCCATCCTGGCGGACGCCATCGAGCGGCGCCTGCGCCTGCTGATCGTCGCCGACTACGATTGCGACGGCGCCACCGCCTGCGCCGTTGGCCTGCGTGCGCTGCGCAGCATGGGCGCCATCGTGGACTTCCTGGTCCCCAACCGCTTCGAAACCGGCTACGGGCTCTCACCGGCCGTCGTCGAGCTGGCCTGCCGCCATCACGCCGGCAAGCCCGATCTGATCGTCACGGTGGACAACGGCATCGCCAGCGTGGACGGCGTGGCCAGCGCCAACGCCGCCGGCATCGGCGTACTGATCACCGACCACCACCTGCCCGGCGACCGGCTGCCCGACGCGCTGGCCATCGTCAACCCCAACCAGCCGGGCTGCGGCTTCCCCTCCAAGAACCTGGCGGGCGTCGGCGTCATCTTCTACTTGATGCTGGCCTTGCGTGCCGAGCTGCGACGGCGCGGCGTCTATCCTCCCGACGGCGGCCCGCGCCTGGACACGTTGTCCGACCTGGTTGCCCTGGGCACCGTCGCCGACGTGGTCAAGCTCGACGCCAACAATCGCTTGCTGGTCACACAGGGCCTGCAGCGTATCCGCAGCGGCCGCATGCAGGCGGGCCTGCGCGCGCTGTACGCGGTGGCCGCGCGCGAGCCCCGCTCGGCCAGCGCCTTCGACCTCGGTTTTGCGCTGGGTCCACGCATCAACGCGGCCGGCCGCCTTTCCGACATGAGCCTGGGCATCGCTTGCCTCACCACGGACGACGAGGCGCGGGCCCTGGAAATCGCCCGCGAGCTGGACGCCATCAACCGCGACCGCCGTACCATCGAAGCGGCCATGCGCGAGCAGGCCATGGCGGCGATGCAGGCACCGGAAGCAGCCGCCGGCGCGACGGTCTGCGTGTACGACGACACCTGGCACCAGGGCGTGGTGGGCCTGGTCGCGTCGCGGCTCAAGGACCAGTTCTGGCGCCCCACCCTGGCCTTCGCGCCGGCCGGCGACGACGAGCTTCGCGGGTCGGGACGCTCGATTCCCGACGTGCATCTGCGCGACGCGCTGGACCTCGTGTCCAAGCGCGATCCCACCCTGATCCGCAAATTCGGCGGCCATGCCATGGCGGCGGGCCTGACCGTCGGGCGCGCCGACTTCCCGCGTTTCGCGCCTGCCTTCGAGGCCGCCGTCCGCGAGCTCACGGGGCGCGACAACTTCGAGCCGGTCCTGGAGACCGACGGTTCGCTCGAATCGGGCTATGCCAACGCCGACGTGGCCGGTCTGCTGCAGCAACAAGTATGGGGCTCGGGCTTCGCCGCGCCGCTATTCCTGGATACCTTCCAGATCCGCGCGCAGCGCCTGCTGGGCGACAAGCACCTGAAGCTGACGCTGGAGCGCGGCTATCAACGTTTCGATGCCATCTGGTTCGGCCAGACCCGCCTGCTGCCGGACACCGTGGACGTCGCCTACCGGCTGGAGCAGAACCTCTGGAACGGGCGCGTCTCCGTGCAACTGGTGGTCGAACACGCCGCCTGAAGCCATGCCCAAGACCAGCGCCGGGATCCTGATGTATCGCCGATCGCCGTCGGGGCTGTCCGTACTGCTGGCGCATCCCGGCGGACCGTTCTGGGCCAGCCGGGATACCGGCGCATGGACGATTCCCAAGGGCGAGCTGGACCCGGCCGAAGACGCCCAGGCAGCGGCGCTGCGCGAGTTCGCGGAGGAGCTAGGCCAACTTCCCCAGGGCATACCCTGGCTGCTCGGGGACATCCGCCAGCGCGGGGGCAAGCGCGTCATCGCCTATGCCGTGGAAGGTGATTTCGATGTGGCCACGGTGCGCAGCAATACCTTCGAAATGGAATGGCCGCCGCGCAGCGGCCGGGTGCAGGCCTTCCCGGAGGTGGACCGGGCGGCCTGGATGCCCCTGGACCAGGCAGGCGAGAAAATCCTTCCAAGCCAGAAGCCCTTGCTCGACCTGCTGGCGCGGATGACCCAATCGGCCTAGCGCGGACGCCTCGGGCGCGCAGCCGTGCCGCGGCATTGATGCCCCCGCCCGGGGTCAGCGCGGTACTTCCGTTCTCGTTCGTGCTGAAACCGTAGCCTTTCGACAGGGCCGGGGCCAGCCCCGGCCCACGCGTCGCTTAACGATTCACCAGCTTGGCCGGCTGCGCCAGGGCGACCAGCGCGCCCACGCACAGGCAGGCCGCCAGGACATAGATCCCGCTGTTGGTCGAACCCGTGGTGTCCTTCAGCCACCCCACCAGGTAAGGGCTGATGAAGCCGGCCAGGTTGCTGACCGAATTGATCAGCGCGATACCGGCGGCCGCGGCGGTTCCGCCCAGCACGGCGGTCGGCAAGCTCCAGAACAAGGGCAGTACCGTGCAGATGCCCACGTTGGCGACGGTCAGCGCCACGATGGCTATCCAGGTATTGCCGCTGTACATGGCTGAAAACACCAGTCCGACCGCGCCGATCAACGACGGAATGGCCAGGTGCCACCGCCGCTCATGCTCGCGATCCGAGCTACGCGAGATCAGGATCATGCCTATCACCGCGAACAGATTCGGCACCGCGGTCAGCAAGCCGATGGTCAGCGGATCCTGCACGCCGGTATTGCGAATCAGCGTGGGCATCCAGAACCCCACGCCATACAGGCCCATCACGAAGGAAAAATAAATGCTGGCCATCGCCCAGACGCGCGGCTTGGTCATCGCTTCGCGTATCGGCGGGTCCTCCTTGACCTTTTCTTCGGCTTCGATGTTGCGGGCCAGCGTGGCCCGTTCGCTTTCGGTCAGCCATTTCGCCTGGCTGATGCGGTCGTCCAGGTACACCAGCACGATCAGGCCGATGATCACCGACGGAATGCCTTCCAGGATGAACAACCACTGCCATCCGGCCATGCCGTGGTCGCCATGGAAGGTGTGCATGATCCAACCCGAGATCGGCCCGCCGATCAGGCCGGACAAGGGCACGGCAGTCATGAAGAACGTCGTGATGCGGCCCCGTCGCGCGTGCGGAAACCAATAGGTCAGGTACAGGATGATGCCGGGGAAGAAGCCAGCTTCAGCCAAACCCAACAGAAAGCGCAGCAGATAGAACATGCCCGGCGTGGTCACGAAAATCATGGCCGCCGAGATAATGCCCCAGGTGATCATGATGCGGGCGATCCACCGGCGCGCGCCGACGCGATGCAGGATGATGTTGCTGGGCACTTCGAACAGGAAATAGCCCAGGAAGAAAATCCCCGCGCCCAGCCCGTAGACCGTGTCGCTGAAATTCAGGTCCTGCAGCATCTGCAGTTTGGCGAAGCCGACATTCACGCGGTCCAGGTAGGCGACCACGTAGCACAGGACCAGGAAAGGCACCAGACGCAGCGTGACCTTGCGGTAGAGCGGATCCTCCGCGCTGGCGGACGGCGCGGATGCGCCGGGGGTAATGACTGTTTCCATTCGTCTCCTCCGTACGGGATGGTTGTGCCGCCTGGCGGCGGCCGCGCATGCATGGAACACACGCACTATTGTTGCCGCGCTGCGAAAGCAGGGACGGCTTTATAAAGCACGCAGCCTAGACGCCTGAAACTGACGTAAACCTGAACGCAAGCCGAAAAAATCCGGTCCTGCCCGGCATCGGCGTGGCGATGCCGGGCGCACAACGCCCCGCGCCTTCCGCCCAGCGGCCCGCTTGCCCCCGCCCATTTCCTTGCGTCGCCGGCTTGCCCAGCCCAGGCAGGCTAAAATGTCGGGTTTTCGAAATTCAAGCCAGGATGCACCATGGAAGCCGAACGTCAGAACCAGATCGCCGCCCGACTCGCCGACTACGCCGAGCGCGAACAGGCTCTACGGAGGTATCTTTGACTACGATGCCAAATCCGAGCGCCTGCAGGTCGTAAACGCGGAACTCGAAAATCCCGACGTCTGGAACGATCCCAAGCACGCGCAGGACCTGGGCCGCGAAAAGAAAGGCCTGGAAGATGTCGTGATGACGCTGTCCGCGCTGGGCAGCGGCCTGGCGGACGCCGCGGAACTCTTCGAACTGGCGGCCGCCGATGAAGACGACGCCACCCTGCTCTCCATCGAGACGGATGCCGCCGGCTTCCAGGAAAAACTGGAAGGCCTGGAATTCCGCCGCATGTTCTCCAACCCGGCGGACCCGCTGAACTGCTTCCTGGATATCCAGGCCGGCGCCGGCGGTACCGAGGCCCAGGACTGGGCCTCGATGCTGCTGCGCCAGTATCTGAAGTACTGCGAACGCAAGGGCTTCAAGGCCGAAGTCCTTGAAGAGTCGGAAGGCGAAGTCGCCGGCATCAAGTCCGCCACCATCAAGGTGGAAGGCGAATACGCATTCGGCTACTTGCGCACGGAAACCGGGGTGCATCGCCTGGTGCGCAAAAGCCCCTTTGACTCCTCCGGCGGCCGGCACACCTCGTTCGCCAGCGTATTCGTGTATCCCGAGATCGACGACTCTTTCGAAATCGAGATCAATCCGGCGGACCTGCGCGTGGATACCTACCGTGCCAGCGGCGCCGGCGGCCAGCACATCAACAAGACGGACTCCGCCGTCCGTATCACGCACATGCCGACCGGCATCGTCGTGCAGTGCCAGAACGACCGTTCGCAGCACCGCAACCGCGCCGAAGCCATGCAGATGCTGAAGTCGCGGCTGTACGAACTGGAAATGCGCAACCGGATGGCCGAACAGCAGAAGCTGGAAGACTCCAAGACCGACGTGGGCTGGGGCCACCAGATCCGCTCCTACGTCCTGGACCAGAGCCGGATCAAAGATCTGCGCACCAACGTGGAAATCTCGAATACCCAGAAAGTCCTGGACGGCGATCTCGATCCCTTCATCCAGGCCAGCCTGAAACAGGGCGTCTGACGCCCCGCGGTTTTCCTCCCACCCCTTGACGCACGCGCACAAAGGCCATTCCATGACCCACTCCGTAGTCGTTCTGACCGGCGCTTCCCGCGGCATCGGCGCCGCCCTGGCGCGCCAACTGGCAAAATCCGGCACCCGCTTGATCACGCTGGCGCGCCGGCAGGATCCTGAACTGGCCGCCCATGCCTCGGCCCAAGGGGCGGAGCTGGAGCAGATCGCCGTGGATCTGTCGGATACGGCGGCCGCCACCGCTGTCGCCGCGCGCGTGGCCGCCGGCTTGCCGCGCGACGCGAAGCGCTATGTGCTGATCAACAATGCCGGCACGGTCAACCCGGTGTCGTCGGTAGACGCCCTGGACGATGCGGCGGCGATCAACCAGGCCCTGAATCTGAACGTCGTGGCGGTGATGCTGCTGACCTCGCGCTTCCTGGCCGCGACCCGCGGCCTGCAGGCCGATCGGCGCGTGCTGAACATTTCTTCCGGCGCCGGCCGCAATCCCACCGCCGGCTGGGGCGTCTACTGCGCCACCAAGGCCGCGCTGGATATGTACACGCGTGTCGCCAAGCAGGAACAGGACGCCCACGGCGCCAAACTGGTTTCGCTGGCGCCCGGCGTCGTCGATACCGACATGCAAGGCGTGATCCGCTCCAGCGATCCCGCCGCCTTCCCCGCCCTGCCCCGCTTCCAGGACCTGCATGCCGGCGGCAAGCTGGCCGCCCCGGCAGACGTCGCGGCGCGCATTGCCGCCTATCTTGAACGCGACGATTTCGGGACCACCGAGATCGACGACATCCGCAATTACAACTGATCCGTACCATGACCGATACTTCGACCGCCCCCGTCGCGCAGGACGAGAACCGGCTGATCGCCGAACGGCGAACCAAGCTGGCCAAGCTGCGCGAAAGCGGCCCCGCCTACCCGAACGACTTCACGCCGGACGCCCGCGCGGCCGACTTGCACGCGCAATACGACGGCACGGAGCAGGATGCCCTGGCCTCCCTCGGCAAGGTCGTCAAGGTGGCCGGCCGCATGATGCTCAAGCGCGTCATGGGCAAGGCAAGCTTCGCCACGGTGCAGGACGCCAGCGGTCGCATCCAGATCTATCTGGACCGCGGCGTGCTGGGCGAAGATAGCTATGCCGCGTTCAAGCAATGGGACATCGGCGATGTCATCGCGGTCGAAGGCACGGTCTTCAAGACCAACAAGGGCGAACTTTCCATCCATGCCACGCAGGCACGGCTGCTGTCGAAGTCCCTGCGCCCGCTTCCCGACAAGTTCCACGGCGTGGCCGACACGGAGCTGCGCTATCGCCAGCGCTACGTCGACCTCATCATGACCGAGGCCACGCGCCGCACCTTCGAGGCGCGCAGCAAGACCATAGGCGCCATCCGCAAGAGCATGCTGGATGCTGGTTTTCTGGAAGTCGAAACGCCCATGCTGCACCCCATCCCGGGAGGGGCCGCGGCCAAGCCTTTCGTGACGCACCACAATGCGCTCGATATGGAAATGTTCCTGCGCATCGCGCCCGAGCTCTACCTGAAGCGTCTGATCGTGGGCGGCTTCGATCGTGTCTTCGAGATCAACCGCAACTTCCGCAATGAAGGCGTCAGCCCGCGCCACAATCCGGAATTCACCATGATGGAGTTCTACGCCGCGTACACGGATTACCGCTGGCTCATGGACTTCACCGAACAACTGATCCGCCAGGCGGCGATCGCGGCCGCGGGCAGCGCGGTCTTGACCTACCAGGAACGCGAGCTGGACCTTTCCCGGCCCTTCGACCGCCTGACCATCTGCGATGCCATCCTGAAGTACGCGCCGGGCTATACCCAGGTGCAGCTGGACGACGCCGCCTTCCTGCGCACGGAACTGAAGAGGTTGAAGGTGGATGTGGACGCGCCGCCGCTGTCGCGTGCCGGCCTGGGCGCGCTGCAGCTGGCGCTGTTCGAGGAAACCGCCGAAGCGCAGCTCTGGAATCCCACCTACATCATCGACTATCCGGTGGAAGTTTCGCCCCTGGCGCGCGCCTCGGACGCGCGTCTCGGCATCACGGAACGCTTCGAACTGTTCATCACGGGCCGGGAGATCGCCAACGGCTTCTCGGAACTGAACGACCCGGAAGACCAGGCCGAACGTTTCCGCGCCCAGGTCGAAGCCAAGGATGCCGGCGACGAAGAGGCCATGTACTACGACGCGGACTACATCCGGGCGCTGGAATACGGCATGCCGCCCACCGGGGGCTGTGGCATCGGCATCGATCGCCTGGTCATGCTGCTGACCGACAGCCCCAGCATACGGGACGTCATCCTGTTTCCGCACCTGCGGCGCGAAGACTGAACCCGCGGGCATCCCGCAACGGATGCCCCGCTTACCGTCCGCCCTCTCCGACACGGGCGGCGGCTCATGGTCGGCGGCCTTGGGCTAGTTTCCGGGTGCCGCGTCCCGCAGGATCACGGCCTGCGCCCAGCGCCGCGCCACCGCGGGCGAGGTGGCGCACGCGGCCACCCGCGTCACCACTCGCACGGCACGCTCCAGCAGCTGGATATCCGCTTCGTGCTGCCGTGCGACGTGCGGATCCTCGAAGAAAATCACCCGCTGGCATTGCCGTTCGAGCACGAGTTCGGCGATCTGGGCGTCACCGCCCAGGGGGCCGCTCAGGTAGCGGTGCGTCCAGGACTGGTCCTTGGGCCAGCCGCGCGACCACGCAAGCTCGTTCAGACGGCCGCCGGTCGTGCCCGTGGCCACCCGGCGCCGAAAGCGCGACAGCACATCGAAATGAGCGTCGGCAAAGGCCACCATCTCGTCCTTCAGGGCATCATGGGCCACCAGTGCCAGCGTCTGCGCTGAAAAATCGAAGAGCTCGGCGGCCGCCGGTTCCGGGCTCAATCCTGCATGCAGGCGTTCCACCTCTATCCATTCGCGTGCGCCGGCCAGTGTGGAAATAAAGGGCTTGCCGTGCGTGACGCATTGGCGCTTCAGCGCCTGCGCCTCCGGAAAGATCGAAGAGGGATCGACCGGATCGATGAAATAGATCGCCCCGTCGAACGGCACCGTGCCGTCGCCCCCTTCCGTCACCCGCGCGACCAGCTTCATCAGGCCGCCGTCGCGGCCGTACGGATAGCGGATCAGCCCCGCGTAGCCCTGCAGCATGCCTTCGCGCGAAATGGCGTCATGCGTGCGGCCGACGGTGTAGAGATGTATCCCCATTTCGCGGATGCCGGCCGAGCAGGCACGCAGCCAGTCGAACAGCACGGCATCGGGTGTCTCGTGATGCAGCCTGTTGGCGGCGAGGCCGAATCGCAGGATGGGGATGGACATGGCGGGACACCGAAGTCGGGGCAGCTAGGGATAATACCGCTACCGCCCCACTGGAACCGTGTCAGCCGGAAAAAGCACTGCGTCAGTGCTGAGCACGTCCGTCCCGGGCAGGCGAGCGCTCTTGCAGCGCCCCGGGCCCGTATTCAGCGAGCCAGAGCCGCCGTGTCGGTGCCCGAACGCCCGTGTGGGGCCTTGGAAGCCCGTGCCAGGCGCAAGGAAAACGCCGGGTCAGGCACGGCCCGGCTCAGGCCGCCTCGTCGATCCAGGCCTGCTGGATGGCTTCCAGGATTTTTTCGCCGCAATGCTTGGGATCGTCGTCGAAATCCGGCAGGGCCAGCACCAGGTCGCGCAGCGCCGTGAAACGGACCAGGGCGGGATCGATGCCCGGGTGCCCATCGGCAAGCGCCGCCGCGATATCGTTAATATCGGTCCACTTCATCAGTGGCTCTCCTTGGCGTGGTTGATACTGTAGCGCGGGATTTCCACGGTAATGTCCTGGTCGGCCAGCATGGCCTGGCAAGACAAGCGAGAGGTCGACGTCAGGCCCCAGGCCTTGTCCAGCAGGTCCTCTTCCATATCGGTGGCCTCGTCCAGCGACTGGTAGCCCTGGCGCACGATGACGTGGCAGGTCGTACACGCGCACGACAGCTCGCAGGCGTGCTCGATTTCCACGTCGTGATCCAGAAGCACGCGGCAGATCGACACGCCGGCGGGGGCGTCGTCGATGACTTTGCCCTCTGGACAGACATCGGGATGGGGCAATACGGTCAGTTTCGGCATGATGGGAAAGGAAAATAAACGACCGCTCAGGTCAACTCGTCCAGCTTGCGGCCCGACAAGGCCCGGCGAATGCTGCGGTCCATGCGGCGAGCCGCAAAGTCCTCCGTCGATGCCGACAGTGCCTGCACCGCGGCGCGTACGGCGTCGACGTCTTCGTTGTCCTGGGCAGCCTCGGCCCGCACCAATGCCGCGTCCACGCGGGCTCGCTCCTCGGCGTCCAGCAGGTCGCCGTCCACGGCCAGCGCCGCGCGCACCGATTCGGCCAATTGACGCGCTTCCACCTGCTGTTCGCGCAGCATGCGCGCCCGCGCATCGGCGTCCGCCTGGTCGATGCTGTCGGCCAGCATGCGGGTGATCTCGTCATCGGAAAGGCCATAGGAAGGCTTCACCGTCACGGAAGCCTCCACCCCGGTGCTCTGCTCGCGCGCGGTCACGCCCAACAACCCG
Proteins encoded in this region:
- the recJ gene encoding single-stranded-DNA-specific exonuclease RecJ yields the protein MVSPRLTVRSGDPAACRVLEAAGIHPLLARLWAARGVVHPDQTRLAWPAMLPPAHLTRTDQAAAILADAIERRLRLLIVADYDCDGATACAVGLRALRSMGAIVDFLVPNRFETGYGLSPAVVELACRHHAGKPDLIVTVDNGIASVDGVASANAAGIGVLITDHHLPGDRLPDALAIVNPNQPGCGFPSKNLAGVGVIFYLMLALRAELRRRGVYPPDGGPRLDTLSDLVALGTVADVVKLDANNRLLVTQGLQRIRSGRMQAGLRALYAVAAREPRSASAFDLGFALGPRINAAGRLSDMSLGIACLTTDDEARALEIARELDAINRDRRTIEAAMREQAMAAMQAPEAAAGATVCVYDDTWHQGVVGLVASRLKDQFWRPTLAFAPAGDDELRGSGRSIPDVHLRDALDLVSKRDPTLIRKFGGHAMAAGLTVGRADFPRFAPAFEAAVRELTGRDNFEPVLETDGSLESGYANADVAGLLQQQVWGSGFAAPLFLDTFQIRAQRLLGDKHLKLTLERGYQRFDAIWFGQTRLLPDTVDVAYRLEQNLWNGRVSVQLVVEHAA
- a CDS encoding NUDIX domain-containing protein — its product is MPKTSAGILMYRRSPSGLSVLLAHPGGPFWASRDTGAWTIPKGELDPAEDAQAAALREFAEELGQLPQGIPWLLGDIRQRGGKRVIAYAVEGDFDVATVRSNTFEMEWPPRSGRVQAFPEVDRAAWMPLDQAGEKILPSQKPLLDLLARMTQSA
- a CDS encoding MFS transporter; its protein translation is METVITPGASAPSASAEDPLYRKVTLRLVPFLVLCYVVAYLDRVNVGFAKLQMLQDLNFSDTVYGLGAGIFFLGYFLFEVPSNIILHRVGARRWIARIMITWGIISAAMIFVTTPGMFYLLRFLLGLAEAGFFPGIILYLTYWFPHARRGRITTFFMTAVPLSGLIGGPISGWIMHTFHGDHGMAGWQWLFILEGIPSVIIGLIVLVYLDDRISQAKWLTESERATLARNIEAEEKVKEDPPIREAMTKPRVWAMASIYFSFVMGLYGVGFWMPTLIRNTGVQDPLTIGLLTAVPNLFAVIGMILISRSSDREHERRWHLAIPSLIGAVGLVFSAMYSGNTWIAIVALTVANVGICTVLPLFWSLPTAVLGGTAAAAGIALINSVSNLAGFISPYLVGWLKDTTGSTNSGIYVLAACLCVGALVALAQPAKLVNR
- the prfB gene encoding peptide chain release factor 2 (programmed frameshift), whose product is MEAERQNQIAARLADYAEREQALRRYLDYDAKSERLQVVNAELENPDVWNDPKHAQDLGREKKGLEDVVMTLSALGSGLADAAELFELAAADEDDATLLSIETDAAGFQEKLEGLEFRRMFSNPADPLNCFLDIQAGAGGTEAQDWASMLLRQYLKYCERKGFKAEVLEESEGEVAGIKSATIKVEGEYAFGYLRTETGVHRLVRKSPFDSSGGRHTSFASVFVYPEIDDSFEIEINPADLRVDTYRASGAGGQHINKTDSAVRITHMPTGIVVQCQNDRSQHRNRAEAMQMLKSRLYELEMRNRMAEQQKLEDSKTDVGWGHQIRSYVLDQSRIKDLRTNVEISNTQKVLDGDLDPFIQASLKQGV
- a CDS encoding SDR family oxidoreductase; its protein translation is MTHSVVVLTGASRGIGAALARQLAKSGTRLITLARRQDPELAAHASAQGAELEQIAVDLSDTAAATAVAARVAAGLPRDAKRYVLINNAGTVNPVSSVDALDDAAAINQALNLNVVAVMLLTSRFLAATRGLQADRRVLNISSGAGRNPTAGWGVYCATKAALDMYTRVAKQEQDAHGAKLVSLAPGVVDTDMQGVIRSSDPAAFPALPRFQDLHAGGKLAAPADVAARIAAYLERDDFGTTEIDDIRNYN
- the lysS gene encoding lysine--tRNA ligase produces the protein MTDTSTAPVAQDENRLIAERRTKLAKLRESGPAYPNDFTPDARAADLHAQYDGTEQDALASLGKVVKVAGRMMLKRVMGKASFATVQDASGRIQIYLDRGVLGEDSYAAFKQWDIGDVIAVEGTVFKTNKGELSIHATQARLLSKSLRPLPDKFHGVADTELRYRQRYVDLIMTEATRRTFEARSKTIGAIRKSMLDAGFLEVETPMLHPIPGGAAAKPFVTHHNALDMEMFLRIAPELYLKRLIVGGFDRVFEINRNFRNEGVSPRHNPEFTMMEFYAAYTDYRWLMDFTEQLIRQAAIAAAGSAVLTYQERELDLSRPFDRLTICDAILKYAPGYTQVQLDDAAFLRTELKRLKVDVDAPPLSRAGLGALQLALFEETAEAQLWNPTYIIDYPVEVSPLARASDARLGITERFELFITGREIANGFSELNDPEDQAERFRAQVEAKDAGDEEAMYYDADYIRALEYGMPPTGGCGIGIDRLVMLLTDSPSIRDVILFPHLRRED
- a CDS encoding methylglyoxal synthase, translating into MSIPILRFGLAANRLHHETPDAVLFDWLRACSAGIREMGIHLYTVGRTHDAISREGMLQGYAGLIRYPYGRDGGLMKLVARVTEGGDGTVPFDGAIYFIDPVDPSSIFPEAQALKRQCVTHGKPFISTLAGAREWIEVERLHAGLSPEPAAAELFDFSAQTLALVAHDALKDEMVAFADAHFDVLSRFRRRVATGTTGGRLNELAWSRGWPKDQSWTHRYLSGPLGGDAQIAELVLERQCQRVIFFEDPHVARQHEADIQLLERAVRVVTRVAACATSPAVARRWAQAVILRDAAPGN
- the iscX gene encoding Fe-S cluster assembly protein IscX; amino-acid sequence: MKWTDINDIAAALADGHPGIDPALVRFTALRDLVLALPDFDDDPKHCGEKILEAIQQAWIDEAA
- the fdx gene encoding ISC system 2Fe-2S type ferredoxin, translating into MPKLTVLPHPDVCPEGKVIDDAPAGVSICRVLLDHDVEIEHACELSCACTTCHVIVRQGYQSLDEATDMEEDLLDKAWGLTSTSRLSCQAMLADQDITVEIPRYSINHAKESH